Part of the Penicillium digitatum chromosome 4, complete sequence genome is shown below.
GGACCTCGTGAGTGATCACTTTGTGGCCGCCAAAAATGCGGCGCACGTCGTTCGCGAAGTCAGTTGCCAGGCCGATCGACTCGTCAACAACGTCCAACAGGGTCTGACCCGGCGACAAGCGCCGCGTGCCCACCAGGCTTTGTCCACCAGAGTCCATAATCCCAGCCAGCTGACGCATCCAACCTCGTTTGTCACCCCCGAGCAACTGGGGATCCGATCCAACTCACTCAAGCGGGCACTACCACCGACTATCCGGGAGGTGTCACAGCATCAACCAATGCCCAACTTTGAAACGCGCATGCAATTAATGGACATGATGCCTATTGGGCCACTACCGGAGCTATCGCCTTCTTTGGGGACGACAGAGACTATGCCGATGCCCTCCGTCATGTCTGCGGACATGGTCATCGGCGCTGAAGTCCAGTGGCTGCCTGCCAGCGCGATGATCATGGATTCCTGGACCACCAACTCATGACTGgcctctttttcttttttaccTTCGCTGTTGGCTTTTTTAACTTGCTGATTTGATCGTTTGTCCGACTTAGAGTACCGCCCTTTCTAACTCTAATCTACAGTATTCAACCACGCAGCGGGCCCTGCTAGGTGGAGAGAATTAGAAAAGACGCACACTGGATCGATATGTGATTTAATGTATATATGCACGTCTACGCCCTGGAAGAGCCCTTTATACTATCGGATTAGATCTTTTTAAATAGGTTTCAGCATTGTTCAATTGAATTTACCACGATCTCTGTCCTTCAAAATCTGAAGCTTCTCTGTTAAGCGTCGATGGAATATCAGCTCTACAATCTTACTCTAAATCTTGGGAACATATCAAGAAATTCACGACGACAATTGTGGATATGTTGGATAATACACCTATTTTATTGCTTCCTGCCTAGAGAAAATAGCAACTTTGGGGGAAATTTAGGACGGCCTAAAGGATAAGTCTCATAGATGAATGTTGAGGTGAGCTCACAAGTTCGGCTTGCAAAGAGATAACCCAAATATTGCAATTCTACAGTGATTTAGATTGCTAGATAGTCTTTCGGTTAGAGGGAACAATTTTCTAGGCGATATCAGTCCCAGCTTCGTTACAGGTTACTGTTGTGACTCGCATAGCTCGATAGGACAATGTTGCTAGAACTGTAACGCTAACATGGTATAATTTCCCACTCACTCACGCTATGCGCTAAACGAATCTCGGCCCATTTGTCCCTAAGCCAAAATGAAATTCCAAAAAAGTTGTCATGTCTCCCATGGGGCTTAGCGTATCCTATCTTGTCGGGTCAATCCATTCCGGTGACTGGGCACAGCCGACCACCCGCCTCAACTTGCCAGTCTTCACTACCAACAGCCGTTGGAGGATGAAATGTCTGGAGCGGATCATTATTTTTCTTGACCGTATACAGCGAATTATAGTTGCGACCATAAAATGTCTGCTTCCAGTCTGGCTGTTGGGGATCCGCCTGTCTGAAGGGTTAGCTAGTGGCCTCCGTATTATGGATCTATCTTCTTGCCTCGCTCACATAGCATCCCAAATCTGGACTCAACGCTGTCAGAATCGGCACCCATTTTGTCGTTATTCGGTCTGCCAGGGTTCTCATCTCGGTAAGATTGGCACCTGCGGGCCAGTTTCTGGAGCGGACATGTGTCGGCAAGCATATCGAAACACTAAAGTTGCCCTGTATGACGGAAAAGAGGGCCTACGTGGCTAGAATCACACTCATTGCTGCTGTGCGCTAAataggcaaaaaaaaatgaagcCCAGATATTGCCGGTGACTGATGACGAGACATTAAGACAAATGCCCACGAACGTGACTCCATCCGCTGTAAGCTTCTGGACGGCATCAGTAAGCTGCGAGTTATTGCGCTGGATGAGATTAAGGGGGAGAAGACGACCCAAATATTGCGCGTTTTGCACCAGTTGTGTCGGATTGGGCTCGATAAGTTGTAAGTAATGTTGGAAATACGAGGCTAAATTTAAAGCAGCCCTAGCTCCGTAGTCAGAAATCAGATTTTGCTGCGACCTTCAACGTGAATTGCTTTGGCAAAAATACTCAGATTTCCTCATTGGCAGTTTTCCTTTCGGTAACTGTTAGTCTCGACAAGAAAGTACATATGATAGCATTGTAAACCATCAGTAATCCGAGCTGAACCGCGTCCCAGCATAATGTATCGAGGGAATCGTTCTGTTCCCCCGTTGAGTTCATCAAAACTCGACCTGCTGCCATTATGCACATCGGTCTGTATTAGTCAAGGCCTGTTTGATACGTATCCCGTCATCCCCCAGAGAAAGCACATGGGCTTGCCTTTGATAGAGAGGCACTCGGGGGTCTCCCTGACCATTTTGATTCCCCGTCTTAACAAACCGCACGATCTGCCGCTACACGACTCGTGCAATAATGACATTCAGTGACCATTCGGAACCCTGACTATTGTAGAAAACAGAGATAATATCTGATAGATGCATTACCGGCCTCACAGCGTACTCTATCGCATGCCCTGGAGCTGGGACAGCTTGGTGTAAACATCGGGCATTGCAGGTGGTAGAGAGCTCGGTCCAGAGCAGATTCGCCCGTTCGTGTTAACTGCTATGCGGCCAGGTTCCGTGGAAGATGGGTGGGTAGAGCACCTTGGAGACGCGAGCGCGTACGCTGGCATTGGCACTGTGAACCAGTAAGTCCACGTACTGGTCAAATGTGGCATCGTCGGTGACATTGGCCGGGGCTAATATAAAGCCTTCGTTGGCAGTTTAAGAGGTGAGCATTCGAACGGAGGGATCAACCTGGCGCTCTAGCAGGAGTCGCTTGGGACTATTGGGTACAAAGTTTCCATCAACAGCCTGTCGCAGTGAAGGGAACAAACGACGGAAAAGAGCAACCAATAGTCACAAATCATACTCACTGGCCAAAGTGTGCCAGACCCAGGGATGCCATCAGCTCATAATTCGCAGCTAGCAAAGACTGAGACGGCAGACTCCGTGCCTCGTCCAAGCTACTGACATTCAACAATGTTAGGAAAGAATCCAACAAGTCGTCCTCGATAGCCGGTGACTTCGTGCCCGGTTCCCAAGCCGGACTCTGTGCAATGATTTGGGTGAACGGGGGGCGAATGGCGCGTCCATAGGCCGTCAGTTGCATCGTGATCGAGCCTCCACCGGCTGAAACGCCCATGACGGTGACGCGTAAGGGATCACCACCGAACTTGGAGATATGCCGTTGCACCCATTCCAGCGCCAGACGCTCATCGTACAGCCCGGCGTTGGGCAAACCCTCTTCCGACCAAAACTTCTGGCCTGACAACCATCCAAATACGCCCAACTGGTTGATACCATTCGCAGATAAGCCGCTGAAAGATAAGGATGGAAAAGAGGGGAGACCACGCACTCGATAATTGACTCCCACGTAGATTATGCCGGTGGACCCATCCTCGCCGGTGGTTGCAATTAAGCCAGAGGGATTCTGATCTGACTTGGACCCGGACACATAAGCTCCATCTTGGAAGTACACCAACACAGGTACACTCCCATTTCATGTTCCTTGTTCATTTCCTTGTTTGGTTATCACCTGTTCTGGAACTTACACATCGAGGAACAGACAGTCCTCCGACTCCAGTGGATTCTGCCCTGCGACGAGCCGCGGCTTGGTGCAGTCATCATGTCGATCGACCTGGTCATACGCAGCGGTGAAATTAAAGGTAGACCCCGCGGTCACTGCGCTGGTTAATTTGCCCTGCACGTTCAACCAACAGGCTTCAAGCTGGGGACAGATATAACCAAGTCCCTTTCCATTGACAACCTCGCGGCTGCAGTAGCGTGGGGAGATGGGTTGCGAGAACCGCAAGGGGCTCAGTGGGGGCTCGGCATAACggaaattgaaaaattgGTAATAGTGACCGGTTGACTAGGGATATCATATAGCAGATCATCAGACAGATGGATTTTGAAGCCGTTTGTTTTTCTCATAGGTACGAGACTCACGTTAAAACTAATGGCTTGGTGCCGCTGATAACCCAGGTCCACAATCGGCCAATCAGCTACCACAGCTGTCCCCCATGTGACCAGTAGTAGACCGGCCCATTCGATGATTTGCATTGGGAATGAACTACGGGATATCTTCGTACAAAGAGCTCCCACGTTTGTTGGATTTCATAGTTGCACTATTTGGAGATTTTCGATTCTATAGCATGTATATATGCGCAGCACATATCGTCGTTCGCGTCCTATTCAAAGCGCTCTAACTGTACCAAATTAGCAACAGTGGGAGATGGGCTCAAAGGGGTTCCATATAAAATTCCGTTTCTGAGGCAATCTATGGGTAGGGCTGATCTAGATTTCTAAGGCTGTATTCTAGCTAATCACGATCCAAGATTGGAAAAGCttgaaaccttggaaatcGAGAGaaagattaaaaaaaattccagGCCAGATCCATGGATTTGGGCCCAGATGGACCCACTTCATGGTTTGGTTTAGGCGAGCTCGGGTACTCCCGCTCCGAGTCCGAAAGGAGATTCGGAGCTAGTCAGTCAAACAGTAACCTACGATTGGTCAGAATCCAGACTGACAAAGGTAAATGTCACCAAAATGTCCTCTTCCAGCACTGCTAACATTTAAATAACCCAGGTACGGTCGGGTAAAATGGATATCGATACTTTCGCGAAGGTCCTCCAGCGGACAGCTACATCTCTGCCTTCTATTTTCACTTCATCACGACTCCATTGGGCAGGCGCCTAGATAGCTGAGCCTTCAAACAGCTGACTAAGTGGCGCTCGGTTCGCTTCCCACCATGAGTATAGACGCTTCGACGCCAGGTGAGAGTATGCTCGAAAGTCAAACCCCGGATCGCGTGGGCGAGTCAATCCCGATCAAAGCGGGAGAAACCGAAAAGGAGACAGGCTCGGGCCGGGATATCGTAGGATTCCGCTGGCTGCTCGTCTGCGTTGCCGTTTTCTCTACCAACTTGCTCTATGGCCTTGACAATACCATTGTGGCAGACATCCAGGCTCCCATTGCCGGTGACTTTAACGAGTACACAAGACTGGGTTGGCTTGATGTGGGCTTCACCTTGGGATCAGTGGTTATTATTCTCCCGTTGGGCAAAGCATACGCCGTGTTCGATACGAAATGGCTCTTCACTGGCTGTTTAACAATGTTTGCAGCCGGTAGTGCTCTCTGCGGTGGTGCCCCTAGCATGAATGCCATCATTGTAGGGCGTGTGTGGGCAGGAGCCAGGGGAGCGGGTATGTATCTGGGGTATGTTTATCGCGACAGACAGAAATCAGGGAGAGCGGACTAACCAAGAAATCTAGAAACCTGAATCTGAGTACCATCCTGACCATACCGACTAAGCAGCCCGTGTATGTGGGTCTATTTGGATTGATCTACGGCACCGGCTGTATTTTGGGTCCCATTATTGGCGGTGCTTTCTCCGATAGTTCGGCCACATGGCGATGGGTCCGTGGGATCTCTTTCTCGTTCCCTTTAGCCAAGTATGCTAACCGCAGTTGACAGTCGTTCTATCTCAATCTGGTCATTTTTGGAGTCATGTCACCTGTCTATATATTCCTGCTGCCCTCATTGCCACGCCCAGCAGGCGAAGGCCGCAGCTTCCTCAAGAAGTTATTGCGGCTGGACTGGGTGGGCACGGTCATTTCCGCAGGAATGCACACCTCGACAATCTTGTTCATCGTCTTTGGTGGTGTCGAATGGTCCTGGAAGGATGGCCGAAATATCGCGCTGTACGTAGTCTCTGCCGTCTGTACCATTGCCTTTGTGCTCAGTCAGTACTTCTGCGTGGGAACCACCAAACAGGACCGATTATTCCCAAGCGAGTTCTTGCGGAACCCCACAATGACCCTCCTCTATGTCATCATGGCCTGTGGCGGTGCCGCCCTCTTCGTGGCAGTCTATTATATCCCACTGCACTTCCAGTTTGTCCACGGCGACTCCGGCGTTATGTCGGCGGTCCGTCTGTTGCCGTTCGTCTGCTTCTACGTGGCTACGATTCTGCTGTGCGGTTATGCCATGCCCAAGACCggcttcttcatcatctggTATCTGATGAGTGGCGTCTTCATGCTCATTGGAGCCGTGTTGATTTACACCGTGAGATTGGATACCAGCCCCTCTAACGTCCATGGGTACTCCATTCTGATGGGACTGGGTATGACCATTGTAACCCCCGACCGAGTGGCCGAGTGCATCCAGTTCATGAACATCGGCCAGGGTCAGAGTCATCTGTTGGGATTGGCCATAGCAAGTGCCATTTTCCAAACCAAGACCTTCAGCGGCCTCACTGCTCTGTTAGGGGATAAGGGATATTCGCGGGCGGACATCCAAGGTGCCATCGCCGGCACTCAGAGTACCCTGATGGAGCGACTTCCCCCGGCCTTGAAAACAGCAGCCCTGAAGGTCATTGTGAGTTCGATCAGTGATGTCTAC
Proteins encoded:
- a CDS encoding FAD linked oxidase, N-terminal, translated to MRTLADRITTKWVPILTALSPDLGCYVSEADPQQPDWKQTFYGRNYNSLYTVKKNNDPLQTFHPPTAVGSEDWQVEAGGRLCPVTGMD
- a CDS encoding Carboxylesterase family protein, whose protein sequence is MQIIEWAGLLLVTWGTAVVADWPIVDLGYQRHQAISFNSTGHYYQFFNFRYAEPPLSPLRFSQPISPRYCSREVVNGKGLGYICPQLEACWLNVQGKLTSAVTAGSTFNFTAAYDQVDRHDDCTKPRLVAGQNPLESEDCLFLDVVPVLVYFQDGAYVSGSKSDQNPSGLIATTGEDGSTGIIYVGVNYRLGVFGWLSGQKFWSEEGLPNAGLYDERLALEWVQRHISKFGGDPLRVTVMGVSAGGGSITMQLTAYGRAIRPPFTQIIAQSPAWEPGTKSPAIEDDLLDSFLTLLNVSSLDEARSLPSQSLLAANYELMASLGLAHFGHANASVRARVSKVLYPPIFHGTWPHSS
- a CDS encoding MFS transporter, putative, coding for MSIDASTPGESMLESQTPDRVGESIPIKAGETEKETGSGRDIVGFRWLLVCVAVFSTNLLYGLDNTIVADIQAPIAGDFNEYTRLGWLDVGFTLGSVVIILPLGKAYAVFDTKWLFTGCLTMFAAGSALCGGAPSMNAIIVGRVWAGARGAGMYLGNLNLSTILTIPTKQPVYVGLFGLIYGTGCILGPIIGGAFSDSSATWRWSFYLNLVIFGVMSPVYIFLLPSLPRPAGEGRSFLKKLLRLDWVGTVISAGMHTSTILFIVFGGVEWSWKDGRNIALYVVSAVCTIAFVLSQYFCVGTTKQDRLFPSEFLRNPTMTLLYVIMACGGAALFVAVYYIPLHFQFVHGDSGVMSAVRLLPFVCFYVATILLCGYAMPKTGFFIIWYLMSGVFMLIGAVLIYTVRLDTSPSNVHGYSILMGLGMTIVTPDRVAECIQFMNIGQGQSHLLGLAIASAIFQTKTFSGLTALLGDKGYSRADIQGAIAGTQSTLMERLPPALKTAALKVIVSSISDVYVMAISAGALYVVASCLLPRRRF